One window of Thermus oshimai DSM 12092 genomic DNA carries:
- a CDS encoding aldo/keto reductase family protein → MGTMRYRKLGKWGLKVSEISLGAWVTFGDVVKDKETVREIVKIAYEGGVNFFDNADVYAKGLAEEIMGEILKEFPRHTLVLSTKAYWPMSEDPNDRGLSRKHLLESITKSLKRLKTDYVDLFFAHRYDPEVPMEEIVYAMHTIVEKGYALYWGTSEWPAARIAEAVAFARENGLHPPIVEQPQYSMLYRERVEGEILPEAERFGMGLVVWSPLAMGMLTGRYDAGIPEESRFARYPQFAERFLTEENRKKVLKLKAVADELGLTRTQLALAWVLRLPGISSAITGATRPEQIKESLGAAGVDLPQEALERIEAILKGEA, encoded by the coding sequence ATGGGAACCATGCGCTACCGTAAGCTCGGCAAGTGGGGTCTCAAGGTTTCCGAGATCTCCTTGGGGGCCTGGGTCACCTTCGGCGACGTGGTGAAGGACAAGGAGACCGTCCGGGAGATCGTCAAGATCGCCTACGAGGGTGGGGTGAACTTCTTTGACAACGCGGACGTGTACGCCAAGGGCCTGGCGGAGGAGATCATGGGGGAGATCCTGAAGGAGTTCCCCCGGCACACCCTGGTCCTCTCCACCAAGGCCTACTGGCCCATGTCCGAGGACCCCAACGACCGGGGCCTTTCCCGGAAGCACCTTCTGGAGAGCATCACCAAAAGCCTAAAGCGCCTCAAAACCGACTACGTGGACCTCTTCTTCGCCCACCGCTACGACCCCGAGGTGCCCATGGAGGAGATCGTCTACGCCATGCACACCATCGTGGAGAAGGGCTACGCCCTCTACTGGGGCACCTCGGAATGGCCCGCGGCCCGCATCGCCGAGGCCGTGGCCTTTGCCCGGGAAAACGGCCTCCACCCCCCCATCGTGGAGCAGCCCCAGTACTCCATGCTCTACCGGGAGCGGGTGGAGGGGGAGATCCTCCCCGAGGCGGAGCGCTTCGGGATGGGCCTGGTGGTCTGGAGCCCCCTGGCCATGGGCATGCTCACCGGGCGCTACGACGCAGGGATCCCCGAGGAGAGCCGCTTCGCCCGCTACCCCCAGTTCGCCGAGCGCTTCCTCACGGAGGAGAACCGGAAGAAGGTCTTGAAGCTTAAGGCGGTGGCGGACGAGCTCGGCCTCACCCGCACCCAGCTGGCCCTGGCCTGGGTCTTGAGGCTTCCCGGCATCTCCAGCGCCATCACCGGGGCCACCCGGCCGGAGCAGATCAAGGAAAGCCTGGGGGCCGCGGGGGTGGACCTGCCCCAGGAGGCCCTGGAGCGCATCGAGGCCATCCTCAAGGGGGAGGCCTAA
- a CDS encoding MFS transporter: MQGFAAFRLLWAGQALALLGREASWFALTLFAYQKTGLATTLSLLAFFHFLPLLLFSPLAGALVDRWPRKRALFLSDLGGGVAAGFLLLLFLLGELQVFHLYLVSAFTGALSSLHWPALSASISAMLDKKDYARASGLLSLAESLAGIGGPILGAALLKPMGLGGVLLLELLGAVAAVTTLLLVAIPSPKPAPGPQLSLLQETLFGFRYILARPPLLGLQLMFFAVNFLYSLAATALPAMVLSKTAFSEEALALVRSAAGVGGVAGGLFLSLWGGPRKRVHGVFWGMALSSLSLALLGAVEGAWAWAFLSFWESFFIPLLNGSNQAIWQAKVPLEVQGKVFAARRMIAWMANPLGMLLSGVLADRVFGPRWGQGEGIALMLLLFGGMGVLVGLLGYLIPVVREAEERLEDAKA; encoded by the coding sequence GTGCAGGGGTTTGCCGCGTTCCGCCTCCTCTGGGCGGGCCAGGCCCTGGCCCTTCTGGGCCGGGAGGCCAGCTGGTTCGCCCTCACCCTCTTCGCCTACCAGAAGACCGGCCTGGCCACCACCCTTTCCCTTCTCGCCTTCTTCCACTTCCTGCCCCTCCTCCTCTTCTCCCCCTTGGCCGGGGCCTTGGTGGACCGCTGGCCCAGGAAGCGGGCCCTCTTCCTCTCCGACCTGGGCGGGGGGGTGGCCGCGGGCTTCCTCCTCCTCCTCTTCCTTTTGGGGGAGCTTCAGGTCTTCCACCTCTACCTGGTCTCCGCCTTTACCGGGGCCCTTTCCAGCCTCCACTGGCCGGCCCTTTCCGCCAGCATCAGCGCCATGCTGGACAAGAAGGACTACGCCCGGGCCAGCGGCCTCTTAAGCCTGGCGGAGTCCTTGGCGGGGATCGGGGGGCCCATCCTGGGGGCGGCCCTCCTGAAGCCCATGGGCCTTGGGGGGGTTCTCCTCCTGGAGCTCCTTGGGGCGGTGGCGGCGGTGACCACCCTGCTTCTCGTGGCCATCCCCAGCCCAAAGCCCGCCCCCGGACCCCAGCTTTCCCTTCTCCAGGAGACCCTTTTCGGCTTCCGCTACATCCTGGCCAGGCCCCCCCTCTTGGGGCTTCAGCTCATGTTCTTCGCCGTGAACTTCCTCTACAGCCTGGCGGCCACCGCCCTGCCCGCCATGGTGCTCTCCAAGACCGCCTTTTCCGAGGAGGCCTTGGCCCTGGTGCGCTCCGCGGCGGGGGTGGGGGGGGTGGCGGGGGGGCTTTTCCTCTCCCTCTGGGGGGGGCCTAGAAAGCGGGTCCACGGGGTCTTTTGGGGGATGGCCCTTTCCAGCCTGAGCCTGGCCCTTCTGGGGGCGGTGGAGGGGGCCTGGGCCTGGGCCTTCCTGAGCTTCTGGGAGAGCTTCTTCATCCCCCTCCTGAACGGCTCCAACCAGGCCATCTGGCAGGCCAAGGTGCCCCTGGAGGTCCAGGGCAAGGTCTTCGCCGCCCGGCGGATGATCGCCTGGATGGCCAATCCCCTAGGGATGCTCCTTTCCGGCGTCCTGGCCGACCGGGTCTTCGGGCCGAGGTGGGGGCAGGGGGAGGGCATCGCCCTCATGCTCCTCCTCTTTGGGGGGATGGGGGTTTTGGTGGGGCTTCTGGGCTACCTCATCCCCGTGGTGCGGGAGGCCGAGGAGCGCCTCGAGGACGCCAAGGCATAA
- a CDS encoding GNAT family N-acetyltransferase, producing the protein MWAFPERFSGRYVDLEPLSLAHLPAFLRHFDPEIYRYMSYRPEGPEEMEAHLRALLSEPGRVNWAILLGGEVAGRISVIAPDPVNRKLELGTLLFKPFWGSPANKEAKYLLLRHAFEALGAERVQFKVHLQNERSQRALEALGAVREGVLRRNRRLKDGTFRDDVIYSILREEWPSVKARLEARLYGGP; encoded by the coding sequence ATGTGGGCGTTCCCCGAGCGCTTTTCCGGGCGGTACGTGGACCTGGAGCCCCTAAGCCTGGCCCACCTCCCCGCCTTTCTCCGCCACTTTGACCCCGAGATCTACCGCTACATGTCCTACCGCCCGGAGGGGCCGGAGGAGATGGAGGCCCACCTTAGGGCCCTCCTCTCCGAGCCCGGCCGGGTGAACTGGGCCATCCTCCTAGGGGGCGAGGTGGCGGGCCGGATCTCCGTCATCGCCCCGGACCCGGTAAACCGCAAGCTGGAGCTCGGGACCCTCCTCTTCAAGCCCTTCTGGGGAAGCCCCGCCAACAAGGAGGCCAAGTACCTCCTCCTCCGCCACGCCTTTGAGGCCTTGGGGGCGGAAAGGGTGCAGTTCAAGGTCCACCTCCAAAACGAGCGGAGCCAAAGGGCCCTGGAGGCCCTGGGGGCGGTGCGGGAGGGGGTGCTTCGCAGGAACCGCAGGCTCAAGGACGGCACCTTTCGCGACGACGTGATCTATAGCATCCTCCGCGAGGAGTGGCCTTCGGTGAAGGCCCGCCTCGAGGCCCGGCTCTATGGAGGCCCTTAG